The genomic interval ACAGCGGGATTGAGCGCGCAAAAAATTAAATTTCCCGCCGGCCGCTGAACAAAAAGCGTTTTTTCGGAGTATAATCGCTTCTTAAAGGATAATAACATGCAAATCAAACACCTGCTGCTCTCCGGCTTGCTCTTTTCGGGGTTGCTGCACCCCGGCGCCGACGACCCGAAGCTGCTGAAAAAAGCGCTGCGCATCCACCAGCGCGCGCTGACCGTCGACACCCATTGCGACACCCCGTTCAAACTCCTTGAAAAGGATTGGGATATCGGCCAATATCACCAGCCGGGAGAGCCCAACAGCGGCTGCCAGGACCTGCCGCGCATGAAAGCCGGCGGGCTCGACGCCACCTTTTTCGCGGTGTTCGTCGCGCAGGGGCCCCGAATCCCAGAAGGTCACGCCAAGGCAAAGGCCATCGCCATCCTCGACGCCATGGATGGCATGTTCAAGAAATACCCGGACCGGTGCGCCCTGGCTTTGACGGCCGGCGACGCCAGGCGCCTGGAAAAAGAGGGCAAGACGGCTATTTTCATCGGCATGGAAAACGGCTACCCGCTGGGACACGACATCGCCCTGCTCGACTATTTCTATTCCCGCGGCGTGCGCTACGTCACCCTAGCCCACACCGCCGACAACGACATTTGCGACTCGTCCACCGACCGCCGGGATCCCGAGGACCACGGCCTGAGCGACTGGGGGCGGCAGGTGCTGCGGCGCATGAACGAGCTGGGCATCATGATCGACGTCTCGCACATCTCCGACCGCTCCTTTTGGGACGTATTGGCGCTGACCAAGGCCCCGGTCATCGCCTCGCACTCCTGCGCCCGCGCCCTCTCCGACAGCCCGCGCAACCTGAGCGACGACATGCTCCTGGCCTTGAAAAAAAACAACGGCGTCATCCAGCTCTGCATCCTCGACGACTACGTCAAGCAGCCGCCGCCCGACCCGGCCAGGAAAAAGGCCTTTGACGAATTCATGAAAAAAGAGGAAGCCCTCGGCGGCTGGAGCAATATCACCGACCAGGCCACAAAAGACGCACTGGAGAAAGAGTACCACGACCTCGGCACGCGCTACCCCTCGCCCCCGGTCTATGTCAGGGACGCGGTCGACCATATCGACCACATCGTGCGCCTGATCGGCATCGACCACGTGGGCATCGGCACCGACTTCGACGGCGGCGGCGGACTGGCCGACTGCTCCGACGTCACCCAGCTGAAGAACTTCACCATCGAGCTGGTGCGCCGGGGCTACTCGGAAAAAGACATCGCCAAGATCTGGGGCGGCAATGCCCTGAGGTTGCTGCAGCAAGTCATCGATTATTCAAAAAGCAAGCATTAATTCCTGATATCCGCGCCGCCCTGTTTCTAATAAACGAAATAGAAGCATAGCGAACCGTATCCCGAAAAAATTCGCAATGAAAATGCAGATCCCCCCGCCTACGGCACCCCCCTTATCAAGGGGGGATGGGGGGATTGAGAGGGTGGGAAAAAGATGGATACGATAGCCGCATTCAACTTGTAATTCGAACATATTTTCTATAAAATCCCATCAATTAGGAAATTTATTTTCCTATCACTATATCAAAAGAGGCATATAACATG from Candidatus Aminicenantes bacterium carries:
- a CDS encoding dipeptidase; translated protein: MQIKHLLLSGLLFSGLLHPGADDPKLLKKALRIHQRALTVDTHCDTPFKLLEKDWDIGQYHQPGEPNSGCQDLPRMKAGGLDATFFAVFVAQGPRIPEGHAKAKAIAILDAMDGMFKKYPDRCALALTAGDARRLEKEGKTAIFIGMENGYPLGHDIALLDYFYSRGVRYVTLAHTADNDICDSSTDRRDPEDHGLSDWGRQVLRRMNELGIMIDVSHISDRSFWDVLALTKAPVIASHSCARALSDSPRNLSDDMLLALKKNNGVIQLCILDDYVKQPPPDPARKKAFDEFMKKEEALGGWSNITDQATKDALEKEYHDLGTRYPSPPVYVRDAVDHIDHIVRLIGIDHVGIGTDFDGGGGLADCSDVTQLKNFTIELVRRGYSEKDIAKIWGGNALRLLQQVIDYSKSKH